A region from the Tachyglossus aculeatus isolate mTacAcu1 unplaced genomic scaffold, mTacAcu1.pri scaffold_108_arrow_ctg1, whole genome shotgun sequence genome encodes:
- the LOC119922528 gene encoding olfactory receptor 10A7-like — protein MLFIIFLFFYLLTLSGNVVIITVICLEPRLQTPVYFFLANLSFLGRCYTSTNVPQMLSNLVGVRKKISFTGCATQMYFSLSFGIIECVLHGVMAYDQYVAMYHQLHYKAIMNRVTCVPLGITFWMSSFLSSLVINALTSSFPYCGPSVLNHLHCEVLTILRLAFTDTSFLKMVAFVFSSITVFIPFLFIMVSYAHIRLSVLGRHSTTGRCRAFSMCVSHLTVVALFYERAIFVYMRPQSGASQDVGKVSPLVYTVITPMFNP, from the coding sequence ATGCTTTTCATTATTTTCTTGTTCTTCTACCTGCTAACATTGTCTGGAAACGTTGTTATAATTACTGTGATCTGCCTGGAGCCCCGACTTCAAACCCCAGTGTATTTCTTCCTTGCCAATCTCTCCTTCCTGGGTAGGTGTTACACTTCCACCAATGTCCCTCAAATGCTTTCCAACCTGGTTGGGGTGAGAAAGAAAATCTCATTTACCGGATGTGCCACCCAAatgtatttctccctctcctttgggaTTATTGAATGCGTCCTTCATGGGGTCATGGCTTACGATCAGTATGTGGCCATGTATCACCAGTTACATTACAAAGCTATCATGAACAGAGTGACGTGTGTCCCGCTGGGAATCACCTTCTGGATGAGCAGCTTTCTGAGCTCCCTAGTGATCAATGCCCTCACTTCGAGCTTTCCCTACTGTGGGCCCAGTGTATTAAACCATTTACACTGTGAAGTGCTGACAATCTTGAGGCTGGCATTTACAGACACTTCCTTTCTGAAGATGGTAGCATTTGTCTTCAGCagcatcacagtcttcattccttttctcttcatcATGGTCTCCTATGCCCACATCCGCCTTTCCGTCCTCGGGAGACATTCCACCACAGGGAGGTGCAGGGCCTTTTCGATGTGTGTTTCTCACCTGACCGTGGTAGCTCTCTTCTATGAAAGGGCCATCTTTGTGTACATGCGACCTCAGTCTGGTGCCTCTCAGGATGTTGGAAAGGTCAGTCCGTTAGTCTACACAGTAATCACACCCATGTTCAACCCCTGA